In Palleronia sp. LCG004, a single window of DNA contains:
- a CDS encoding branched-chain amino acid ABC transporter permease, translating to MPERWINAALLGGLGAVAIWASLAGQPFTVTLATKVAILALAGVGLNIALGLGGLVSLGHAAFFGIGGYAMGVLASHAQVYDPIFTWPFLFEGSKSMPVIWIFAILASALAAWAIGRISLRTSGVYFIMITLAFGQMLYYLAISWPAYGGEDGLPIYLRNGFPGLDTLDPIQFFAICFAILLIALFVMARIAASPFGLALNAARQAPARVMAAGIDPDRLRLRAFVVSGAITGLAGALYADLNRFVSPTMFSWQLSGEIIVFIILGGVGRLCGPVAGAALFVLLERWLGGLSEYWHIFLGLLLLAVVLAGRGGIVGLLSRKTSHG from the coding sequence ATGCCTGAGCGCTGGATCAACGCGGCGCTCCTGGGTGGGCTCGGTGCCGTGGCTATCTGGGCGTCGCTGGCGGGGCAGCCCTTCACCGTGACGCTCGCCACCAAGGTCGCGATCCTCGCGCTTGCCGGGGTGGGGCTGAACATTGCGCTGGGCCTGGGCGGTCTGGTGAGCCTTGGGCACGCGGCCTTCTTCGGGATCGGCGGTTACGCGATGGGGGTGCTGGCCAGCCACGCGCAGGTCTACGATCCGATCTTCACATGGCCATTCCTCTTCGAGGGGTCGAAGTCGATGCCCGTGATCTGGATTTTCGCGATCCTTGCGTCAGCGCTCGCGGCCTGGGCCATCGGGCGCATCTCGCTCAGGACGAGCGGCGTCTACTTCATTATGATCACGCTCGCCTTCGGTCAGATGCTCTACTATCTCGCCATCTCCTGGCCGGCCTATGGCGGCGAGGACGGATTGCCGATCTATCTCAGGAACGGCTTTCCGGGGCTCGACACGCTCGACCCGATCCAGTTCTTCGCGATCTGCTTCGCGATCCTGCTGATTGCACTCTTCGTCATGGCCCGGATCGCGGCCTCTCCGTTCGGTCTCGCTCTCAACGCCGCACGGCAGGCACCCGCGCGGGTCATGGCGGCAGGCATCGACCCCGATCGGCTGCGGCTCAGGGCCTTCGTCGTCTCCGGTGCGATCACGGGCCTCGCCGGCGCGCTCTACGCCGATCTCAACCGGTTCGTCAGCCCGACGATGTTCTCCTGGCAGCTTTCGGGCGAGATCATCGTCTTCATCATCCTGGGCGGCGTCGGGCGGCTCTGCGGGCCCGTGGCCGGGGCCGCGCTCTTCGTTCTGCTCGAGCGTTGGCTGGGCGGTCTCTCCGAGTATTGGCACATCTTCCTCGGACTGTTGCTGCTCGCCGTGGTTCTGGCAGGGCGGGGCGGTATCGTGGGGCTCCTGAGCCGGAAGACCTCGCATGGCTGA
- a CDS encoding ABC transporter ATP-binding protein: MAEPRLSIRGVTKSFGALVVSDAVDLDLRAGEIHALIGPNGAGKSTLIGQISGAIRPDGGRIALDGRDATEWDVPARARAGLGRTFQVSSLALEDSALQNVMLALAGRERRIGIWRRALLRDDLVVPARDALAEVGLSGREDVPAGALSHGDRRRVEIAAALALDPRALVMDEPLAGLGTEGVADLSALLRRVKARAPILLVEHDMDAVFALADRVSVLVGGRIIATGTGPEIRADPSVQDAYLGSPA, from the coding sequence ATGGCTGAGCCCCGCCTGAGCATTCGCGGCGTGACGAAATCCTTCGGCGCGCTCGTCGTCAGCGACGCGGTCGATCTCGACCTCCGCGCCGGCGAGATCCACGCCCTGATCGGGCCGAACGGCGCAGGCAAGTCGACGCTCATCGGGCAGATATCGGGTGCCATCCGGCCGGATGGGGGTCGCATCGCGCTCGACGGGCGGGATGCGACGGAGTGGGACGTTCCCGCACGGGCGCGCGCGGGGCTCGGGCGGACGTTCCAGGTTTCGTCCCTCGCGCTCGAGGACAGCGCGCTGCAGAACGTGATGCTGGCGCTCGCGGGGCGTGAGCGGCGGATCGGTATCTGGCGACGCGCGCTGCTGCGCGACGATCTGGTGGTGCCGGCCCGAGATGCATTGGCCGAAGTCGGCCTCTCGGGGCGCGAAGATGTCCCCGCCGGCGCTCTCTCTCACGGCGACAGGCGACGGGTCGAGATTGCGGCGGCCCTCGCTCTCGATCCCCGCGCGCTCGTCATGGACGAACCGCTTGCCGGGCTCGGCACCGAGGGCGTGGCCGATCTTTCCGCGTTGCTCAGGCGCGTCAAGGCGCGCGCGCCGATCCTGCTGGTCGAACACGACATGGACGCGGTCTTCGCGCTCGCCGACCGGGTCAGCGTCCTCGTCGGGGGCCGGATCATCGCGACGGGCACCGGCCCCGAGATCCGCGCCGATCCGTCCGTACAGGACGCCTATCTCGGGTCGCCGGCATGA
- a CDS encoding ABC transporter ATP-binding protein: protein MTLLEIEDLHASYGPADVLHGVGFTVAEGEVVALMGRNGMGKTTTIRAICRMMPSQGGLRFAGRDLHGLPSHRAARLGLGLVPEGRRCFAPLTVTENLIAAARPGHWDRARVEALFPRLAERREQRAGTLSGGEQQMLAIGRALMTNPRLLILDEATEGLAPLVRAEIWSAIDVLTREAGMAILIVDKSLAELGRIADRAVILTRGRDVWQGALADLDADLAALHLGV, encoded by the coding sequence ATGACCCTGCTCGAGATCGAGGACCTCCACGCCTCCTACGGGCCAGCCGACGTGCTCCACGGCGTGGGCTTCACCGTGGCCGAGGGCGAGGTCGTGGCGCTGATGGGCCGCAACGGCATGGGCAAGACGACCACAATCCGCGCGATCTGCCGGATGATGCCTTCGCAGGGCGGGCTCCGCTTCGCCGGTCGGGATCTGCACGGTCTGCCTTCGCATCGCGCGGCACGGCTGGGGCTCGGCCTCGTCCCCGAGGGGCGTCGCTGCTTCGCGCCGCTCACCGTGACCGAGAACCTGATCGCCGCCGCACGTCCGGGCCACTGGGACCGGGCGCGGGTCGAAGCGCTCTTTCCGCGCCTGGCCGAACGGCGCGAACAGCGGGCGGGCACGCTGTCGGGTGGAGAGCAGCAGATGCTCGCGATCGGGCGCGCGCTCATGACCAATCCGCGCCTTCTTATCCTCGACGAGGCGACCGAGGGGCTCGCCCCGCTCGTGCGGGCCGAAATATGGTCGGCGATCGACGTGCTGACGCGCGAAGCCGGGATGGCGATCCTGATCGTGGACAAGTCGCTTGCCGAACTCGGTCGCATCGCCGATCGCGCGGTGATCCTCACGCGCGGCCGCGACGTCTGGCAAGGGGCGCTGGCTGATCTCGACGCCGATCTCGCGGCGCTGCACCTGGGCGTCTGA
- a CDS encoding FAD-binding oxidoreductase, whose product MDILDALRDAVGAANVLTGSDAEAYARDWTGYYEGAPLCAVRPASTEEVSKVVRAASQAGVAIVPFGGNTGLMGGTHASGRIALSLERMNKVREIRPSSRMAIVEAGVVLSQMHEAADAHDLVFPLTFGARGSARIGGVLGTNAGGSNVLRYGNTRALCVGIEVVLPSGEVMDLMTELVKDNSGYDLRDLFIGSEGTLGIITAAVLRLWPKPKAYATAMVAVPELGVALDLLNTLQNATGGAVEAFEYMPRNYIDAHLAHGKTARQPFADAHDHNIMIEIGATAPRDAEPDETGAIPIQTYLEEVLAGLIEEGRVIDAHVARSESQRREMWERREAAGELTNAMGHSVITDVSLPLERVETFLDRSKTEIARIDPDARLMVVSHLGDGNVHLTVWPSDIEAHYDAVMEVVETIVRDLGGSFSAEHGIGLGKRGSMARRKDPVALALMRQIKATLDPRNILNPGKVLPD is encoded by the coding sequence ATGGATATCCTCGACGCTCTGCGGGACGCGGTCGGTGCGGCGAACGTGCTGACCGGATCCGATGCGGAAGCCTATGCGCGCGACTGGACCGGGTATTACGAGGGCGCGCCGCTCTGCGCCGTTCGCCCCGCATCGACCGAGGAGGTCTCGAAGGTCGTGCGCGCGGCCTCGCAGGCTGGTGTCGCGATCGTGCCCTTCGGCGGCAATACGGGCCTGATGGGCGGCACCCATGCGTCGGGCCGTATCGCCCTGAGCCTCGAGCGGATGAACAAGGTGCGCGAGATCCGTCCATCCTCGCGCATGGCGATCGTCGAGGCGGGCGTGGTCCTGTCGCAGATGCACGAGGCCGCCGATGCGCATGACCTCGTCTTCCCGCTGACCTTCGGGGCGCGCGGGTCGGCGCGGATCGGCGGCGTGCTCGGGACCAATGCGGGCGGGTCGAACGTCCTGCGCTATGGCAACACCCGCGCGCTTTGCGTGGGGATCGAGGTGGTGCTTCCATCGGGCGAGGTCATGGATCTGATGACCGAGCTCGTGAAGGACAATTCAGGATACGACCTGCGCGACCTCTTCATCGGCTCCGAGGGGACGCTCGGGATCATCACGGCGGCCGTGCTGCGGCTTTGGCCCAAGCCGAAGGCCTATGCGACGGCGATGGTCGCGGTGCCCGAGTTGGGCGTGGCGCTCGACCTGCTCAACACGCTCCAGAACGCGACCGGCGGCGCGGTCGAGGCCTTCGAATACATGCCGCGCAACTACATCGACGCCCATCTCGCGCATGGCAAGACGGCGCGGCAGCCCTTCGCCGACGCCCACGACCACAACATCATGATCGAGATCGGCGCGACTGCGCCGCGCGATGCGGAACCCGACGAAACCGGCGCGATCCCGATCCAGACCTATCTCGAAGAGGTTCTGGCCGGCCTGATCGAGGAGGGTCGCGTGATCGACGCCCACGTGGCGCGCTCCGAAAGTCAGCGACGCGAGATGTGGGAGCGTCGCGAGGCCGCGGGAGAGCTCACGAACGCGATGGGCCATTCGGTCATCACCGACGTGTCGCTGCCGCTCGAACGGGTCGAGACGTTTCTCGACCGGTCCAAAACCGAGATCGCGCGGATCGACCCGGATGCCCGGCTGATGGTCGTCTCGCATCTCGGCGACGGCAACGTGCATCTGACGGTCTGGCCCAGCGACATCGAAGCGCATTACGACGCGGTGATGGAGGTGGTCGAAACGATCGTGCGCGATCTGGGCGGATCATTCTCGGCCGAGCACGGCATCGGCCTCGGCAAGCGCGGCTCGATGGCGCGGCGCAAGGATCCCGTGGCGCTCGCCCTGATGCGACAGATCAAGGCGACGCTGGATCCCCGGAACATCCTCAATCCCGGCAAGGTCCTGCCGGACTGA
- a CDS encoding aldehyde dehydrogenase (NADP(+)) produces MTQNRDAGHLIAGERVSSGATFASSPVTGAARDFPIGTPDLIDRAVVTADDAFGAYAATTREDRAAFLKAIAEELETRVDEITETAMAETGLPEPRIRSVELPRTANQMRLFARHIRDSDYLDRRHDEPLPDRKPMPRPDLRMIQRPIGPVAIFGASNFPLAFSTAGGDTAAALAAGCPVVVKGHEGHPGTAELAAEAIEAARQRTGMPAGAFSFVHGGDHAVGQALVRHPLIRAVGFTGSLKGGRALFDLCASREEPIPFFGELGSVNPIFVLPEASAARGGEIGKNWAGSLTMGAGQFCTNPGIVIVMDGPGADALRDAAAAALRDAAPQTMLTDGIAAAYREGAVRMREVRGVETVLETEPGARQATPFLFDTDAQTWLAEETLGEEVFGPVGLIVRCRDAGEMAAVARAMRGQLTVTFHMDDGDAAEMRTLLPLAERRAGRVLFNGFPTGVEVADAMVHGGPYPASTNFGATSVGTLAIRRFLRPVCYQDIPDSLLPDDLRA; encoded by the coding sequence ATGACCCAGAACAGAGACGCCGGACATCTGATCGCCGGTGAACGCGTATCCTCGGGAGCGACCTTTGCCTCCAGCCCCGTGACGGGCGCGGCACGGGACTTTCCCATCGGAACACCCGACCTGATCGACCGGGCCGTCGTGACGGCCGACGACGCCTTCGGAGCCTATGCCGCAACCACGCGCGAGGATCGTGCGGCCTTTCTGAAGGCCATTGCCGAGGAACTGGAAACGCGGGTCGACGAGATCACCGAGACGGCGATGGCCGAGACCGGCCTGCCCGAGCCGCGGATCCGGTCGGTGGAGCTGCCGCGGACGGCGAACCAGATGCGGCTTTTTGCGCGTCATATCCGTGACAGCGACTATCTCGACCGTCGCCACGACGAGCCCCTGCCCGATCGCAAGCCGATGCCGCGCCCCGATCTGCGCATGATCCAGCGGCCGATCGGGCCCGTCGCGATTTTCGGTGCGTCGAACTTTCCGCTCGCCTTCTCGACGGCCGGTGGCGACACCGCCGCGGCCCTTGCCGCGGGATGCCCCGTGGTCGTGAAGGGGCATGAAGGCCATCCCGGCACGGCCGAACTCGCCGCCGAGGCCATTGAGGCCGCGCGGCAGCGGACTGGCATGCCGGCCGGAGCGTTCTCCTTCGTCCATGGCGGCGACCACGCGGTGGGGCAGGCCCTGGTCCGCCATCCGCTCATCCGGGCAGTCGGGTTTACCGGATCGCTCAAGGGGGGCCGCGCGCTTTTCGATCTCTGCGCCAGCCGGGAGGAGCCGATTCCCTTTTTCGGAGAGCTCGGATCGGTCAATCCGATCTTCGTCCTGCCCGAGGCGTCGGCGGCGCGGGGAGGCGAAATCGGCAAGAACTGGGCCGGGTCGCTCACCATGGGGGCGGGGCAGTTCTGCACCAACCCCGGGATCGTGATCGTCATGGACGGACCGGGTGCCGATGCACTGCGCGATGCGGCCGCGGCCGCACTGCGCGATGCGGCACCGCAGACCATGCTGACCGACGGCATCGCCGCCGCCTACAGGGAGGGGGCCGTCCGCATGCGCGAGGTGCGTGGCGTCGAGACCGTTCTCGAGACCGAGCCCGGCGCGCGACAGGCCACGCCGTTCCTTTTCGACACCGACGCGCAGACCTGGCTTGCCGAAGAGACGCTTGGCGAGGAGGTGTTCGGACCGGTCGGCCTGATCGTCAGATGCCGCGATGCGGGCGAGATGGCGGCGGTCGCGCGTGCGATGCGCGGGCAGTTGACCGTCACCTTCCACATGGACGACGGCGACGCGGCGGAGATGCGCACCCTGCTGCCGTTGGCCGAGCGTCGCGCGGGCCGCGTCCTCTTCAACGGGTTCCCGACGGGCGTGGAGGTGGCCGATGCGATGGTGCATGGCGGCCCCTATCCCGCATCGACCAATTTCGGCGCGACTTCGGTCGGGACGCTCGCCATCCGGCGGTTCCTGAGGCCGGTCTGTTACCAGGACATTCCCGACAGCCTGCTGCCCGACGATCTGAGGGCGTGA
- a CDS encoding iron-containing alcohol dehydrogenase, with the protein MALISYLTRIEFGEGEIARLAEFVSALGGTKPLLCTDPGLVGTGIVTRVAGSLSDVAIYDATPANPTEAAVMDALAIYRREGCDCVIGLGGGSSLDLAKAVRLLTGHEAPLGQYAAINGGVARIHGRIAPMIAVPTTSGTGSEVGRAAVIITEDGRKVGILSPHNLPSIALCDPELTYGLPPGLTAATGMDAISHCLETFMAPAFNPPAEAIALHGLDRGIGAIERAMQDGGDAEARRDMMISALEGAMAFQKGLGAVHALTHPLGAIRELALHHGTLNAVLMPEVLRFNRPAIGAKWDLLHERLGGPPDQRIAELNARLGMPSGLSAMGVTGAMMERVADAALLDHCHATNPRQATREEYLAILQAAA; encoded by the coding sequence ATGGCCCTGATTTCCTATCTGACGCGGATCGAGTTCGGGGAGGGCGAGATCGCGCGACTGGCCGAGTTCGTGTCCGCACTCGGCGGGACGAAGCCGCTTCTCTGCACCGATCCGGGGCTTGTCGGGACCGGGATCGTGACGCGCGTCGCCGGCAGCCTTTCCGATGTCGCGATCTACGACGCGACGCCGGCCAATCCGACCGAGGCGGCCGTTATGGACGCGCTCGCGATCTATCGGCGCGAGGGATGCGACTGCGTCATCGGGCTCGGAGGGGGATCGTCGCTCGATCTGGCCAAGGCGGTGCGACTGCTGACGGGACACGAGGCACCGCTCGGGCAATATGCCGCGATCAACGGCGGTGTCGCCCGGATCCATGGACGCATCGCGCCGATGATCGCCGTCCCGACGACCTCGGGCACCGGCTCGGAGGTCGGGCGCGCGGCGGTCATCATCACCGAGGATGGCCGAAAGGTCGGCATCCTGTCGCCGCACAACCTGCCCTCGATCGCGCTCTGCGATCCGGAGCTGACCTACGGGCTGCCACCGGGCCTGACGGCGGCGACGGGGATGGACGCGATCTCCCATTGCCTCGAGACGTTCATGGCACCGGCCTTCAATCCGCCGGCCGAGGCGATCGCGCTTCACGGGCTGGACCGCGGGATCGGCGCGATCGAACGGGCGATGCAGGACGGCGGCGATGCCGAGGCGCGGCGCGACATGATGATCTCGGCGCTCGAAGGGGCGATGGCGTTCCAGAAAGGGCTGGGTGCGGTCCATGCGCTGACCCATCCGCTTGGGGCCATCCGCGAGCTTGCCCTGCACCACGGCACGCTCAACGCCGTGCTGATGCCCGAGGTGCTGCGCTTCAACCGGCCCGCGATCGGCGCGAAATGGGATCTCCTGCACGAAAGGCTGGGCGGGCCGCCCGACCAGCGGATCGCAGAGCTCAATGCCCGGCTCGGGATGCCCTCGGGACTGAGCGCGATGGGCGTGACCGGCGCGATGATGGAGCGCGTGGCGGATGCGGCGCTTCTCGATCATTGCCACGCGACCAATCCGAGGCAGGCGACCCGCGAGGAATATCTCGCGATCCTGCAGGCCGCCGCCTGA
- a CDS encoding SDR family NAD(P)-dependent oxidoreductase — MRIDGAGAIVTGGASGLGAATAERLATNGAKVTILDLDAERGAAAAERIGGRFVRTDVTSEEDVEAALDRAFDFCEAQRICVNCAGIGPPAKAVDREGRALPLEKFMGIVSINLGGTFNVASKFAARIHASDPDGDERGVIVNTASVAAFDGQIGQPAYGASKGGVVGLTLPLAREFARYGIRVMTIAPGLFLTPLMESLPEEAQASLGAQVPFPNRLGHPDEYARLVQSIVENPMLNGETIRLDGAIRMAPK; from the coding sequence ATGCGGATCGACGGGGCAGGGGCGATCGTGACCGGAGGGGCCTCCGGTCTCGGTGCCGCGACGGCGGAACGGCTGGCGACGAACGGGGCGAAGGTCACGATCCTCGATCTCGACGCCGAAAGGGGCGCGGCGGCGGCCGAACGGATCGGCGGGCGTTTCGTGCGCACCGACGTGACGTCGGAGGAAGATGTCGAGGCGGCGCTCGACCGGGCCTTCGACTTCTGCGAGGCGCAGCGCATCTGCGTCAACTGCGCGGGCATCGGTCCGCCGGCCAAGGCCGTCGACCGCGAGGGCCGTGCCCTTCCGCTCGAGAAATTCATGGGGATCGTGTCGATCAATCTCGGCGGCACCTTCAACGTCGCCTCGAAATTCGCCGCCCGGATCCACGCATCCGACCCCGACGGCGACGAGCGTGGCGTGATTGTCAACACCGCGTCCGTCGCGGCGTTCGACGGCCAGATCGGTCAGCCGGCCTATGGCGCGTCAAAGGGCGGGGTGGTCGGTCTGACATTGCCTCTCGCGCGCGAATTCGCGCGCTATGGCATCCGCGTCATGACGATCGCGCCGGGCCTCTTCCTCACGCCGCTCATGGAGTCTCTGCCGGAGGAGGCTCAGGCGAGCCTTGGTGCGCAGGTGCCCTTTCCGAACCGGCTCGGACATCCCGACGAATACGCGCGCCTCGTCCAGTCCATCGTCGAGAACCCGATGCTCAACGGAGAGACCATCCGTCTCGACGGGGCGATCAGGATGGCCCCGAAATGA
- a CDS encoding complex I NDUFA9 subunit family protein, with protein MAKIVTILGGSGFVGRYVAQRMAARGWRVRVACRHINNANFVRLYGVVGQVEPVFCNIRDDASVREVTRAADAVVNCVGILAESRRQSFEALQSEGAARIARIAAEEGVEKLVQISAIGADEDSPSEYARTKAQGEAAVREAFPGAVILRPSIIFGSEDEFFNRFASMAARSPVLPLVNGKVRFQPVWVDDVAQAVERALTSRVEPGIYELGGPDVRTFRELMEEMLDVIRRRRLIVSSPIWAGRIMGGGFDLVGKLTGGLISGPLTRDQVDNLSSDNVVGDGARTFADLGIEPTATEAVLPGYLWRFRRSGQYSDIKESARRLRSRQE; from the coding sequence ATGGCGAAGATTGTCACGATCCTCGGCGGCTCGGGATTCGTCGGGCGGTATGTCGCGCAGAGGATGGCCGCGCGCGGCTGGCGTGTCCGCGTGGCCTGCCGGCATATCAACAATGCCAATTTCGTCAGGCTCTACGGCGTGGTGGGGCAGGTCGAGCCGGTATTCTGCAACATCCGCGACGATGCATCGGTGCGCGAGGTCACGCGCGCCGCGGATGCCGTCGTCAATTGCGTCGGCATCCTCGCGGAATCGCGCCGTCAGAGCTTCGAGGCGCTGCAGAGCGAAGGGGCCGCCCGGATCGCCCGGATCGCGGCCGAGGAAGGCGTTGAGAAACTCGTCCAGATCTCGGCCATCGGCGCGGACGAGGACAGCCCCAGCGAATATGCCCGTACCAAGGCCCAGGGCGAGGCCGCCGTGCGCGAGGCGTTTCCGGGTGCCGTGATCCTTCGCCCCTCTATCATCTTCGGCAGCGAGGACGAGTTCTTCAACCGTTTCGCCTCGATGGCCGCCCGCTCGCCTGTCCTGCCGCTCGTCAACGGCAAGGTCCGGTTCCAGCCGGTCTGGGTCGACGATGTGGCGCAGGCGGTCGAACGCGCGCTGACCTCCCGTGTCGAGCCCGGCATCTACGAACTGGGCGGGCCGGATGTCCGCACGTTCCGCGAACTTATGGAAGAGATGCTCGACGTCATCCGCCGTCGCAGGCTGATCGTGTCCTCGCCGATCTGGGCCGGACGCATCATGGGTGGCGGGTTCGACCTTGTGGGCAAGCTCACGGGCGGGCTGATCTCCGGGCCGCTCACGCGCGATCAGGTCGACAATCTCTCGAGTGACAATGTCGTCGGGGACGGTGCCAGGACCTTCGCCGATCTCGGGATCGAGCCCACGGCGACCGAAGCGGTGCTGCCCGGCTATCTCTGGCGGTTCCGCCGGTCCGGTCAGTATTCCGACATCAAGGAAAGCGCTCGCCGGCTGCGATCACGTCAGGAATAG
- a CDS encoding undecaprenyl-diphosphate phosphatase, producing MPILHLFLVALVQGITEFLPVSSSGHLILLPILTGLADQGLAIDVAAHVGTLGAVVVMFWSDIRGALLGVPRLLRGRVDTQGAWLALCLAIATVPVILAGLALTILGLGEAMRSVAVIGWSTIIFGLVLYWADRSGSTYRKAEAWGLRDAVLMGCAQAIALIPGTSRSGIAITAGRALGYDREGSARIAMLMSVPVILASGTLLSLEVAADADSAMGRDMVIVALLSFVAALAALKLMFRLLRSVSFTPYVIYRLGLGAILLWIAYS from the coding sequence ATGCCCATTCTGCACCTCTTCCTCGTCGCGCTGGTCCAGGGGATCACCGAGTTTCTGCCCGTCTCATCCTCGGGCCACCTGATTCTCCTCCCGATTCTCACCGGTCTCGCCGATCAGGGGCTCGCCATCGACGTGGCGGCCCATGTCGGGACCCTCGGTGCCGTCGTCGTCATGTTCTGGAGCGACATACGCGGTGCCCTTCTCGGCGTTCCAAGGCTGCTCAGGGGCCGCGTCGACACGCAAGGCGCCTGGCTCGCGCTCTGCCTCGCCATCGCAACGGTGCCGGTCATCCTCGCGGGGTTGGCCCTTACGATCCTGGGCCTCGGAGAGGCGATGCGATCCGTCGCGGTCATCGGCTGGTCCACGATCATCTTCGGCCTCGTCCTCTATTGGGCAGACCGGAGCGGATCGACGTACCGCAAGGCCGAAGCCTGGGGCCTGCGGGACGCGGTTCTCATGGGGTGCGCGCAGGCGATCGCGCTGATCCCCGGCACGTCGCGCTCGGGTATCGCGATCACGGCCGGTCGCGCGCTCGGCTACGACCGGGAAGGATCGGCGCGCATCGCCATGCTCATGTCCGTGCCGGTCATCCTGGCCTCGGGTACGTTGCTGTCGCTGGAAGTTGCGGCCGATGCCGACTCCGCCATGGGACGCGACATGGTGATCGTCGCGCTGCTGTCCTTCGTGGCGGCACTGGCGGCGCTGAAGCTGATGTTCCGCCTGCTGCGGTCTGTCAGCTTCACGCCATACGTGATCTACAGGCTGGGCCTTGGCGCAATCCTGCTGTGGATCGCCTATTCCTGA
- a CDS encoding NAD(P)-dependent oxidoreductase yields the protein MANQPMLKFVNVGRAMPDKRPADARREDFDEIYAEFAREKAAEQSGRCSQCGVPYCQSHCPLHNNIPDWLRLTAEGRLQEAYDVSQQTNTFPEICGRICPQDRLCEGNCVIEKSGHGTVTIGAIEKYITDTAFDEGWIKPITNAGERPETVAIIGAGPGGLAAADMLRREGVQVTVFDRYDRAGGLMTYGIPGFKLEKDVVMRRIAQLEEGGVTFRLNCDVGVDVTFEEIRSGHDAVLIATGVYKTRDLQAPGVGAKGIVRAIDYLTASNRKSFGDDVEEFENGDLNAEGKRVVVIGGGDTAMDCLRTAIRQGARSVKCLYRRDRDNMPGSQREVANAEEEGVEFVWLSAPKGFRGETVDGVVVQKMRLGQPDATGRQVPELIEGSDYVEEAELVIKALGFEPEDLPRLWGVDGLEVTRWGTVLADFRTHETSLPGVYACGDIQRGASLVVWAIRDGREAAQAIMAQLGPRAAVAAE from the coding sequence ATGGCCAATCAACCGATGCTGAAATTCGTGAATGTCGGCCGTGCGATGCCCGACAAGCGTCCGGCGGATGCACGCCGCGAGGATTTCGACGAGATCTATGCCGAATTCGCGCGCGAGAAGGCGGCTGAGCAGTCCGGGCGCTGCTCGCAATGCGGTGTGCCTTATTGCCAGAGCCATTGTCCGCTGCACAACAACATCCCCGATTGGCTGCGCCTGACCGCAGAGGGCCGGTTGCAGGAAGCCTACGACGTCAGCCAGCAGACCAACACCTTCCCCGAGATCTGCGGCCGCATCTGCCCGCAGGACCGCCTCTGCGAGGGGAACTGCGTCATCGAGAAATCCGGGCACGGAACGGTCACCATCGGCGCGATCGAGAAATACATCACCGACACCGCCTTCGATGAAGGCTGGATCAAGCCGATCACCAATGCCGGCGAGCGGCCGGAGACGGTCGCGATCATCGGCGCGGGTCCGGGCGGCCTCGCCGCGGCCGACATGCTGCGTCGCGAGGGCGTGCAGGTCACGGTCTTCGACCGCTACGACCGCGCGGGCGGGCTGATGACCTACGGCATTCCGGGCTTCAAGCTCGAAAAGGACGTCGTGATGCGCCGGATCGCGCAGCTCGAGGAGGGGGGCGTGACCTTCCGTCTCAACTGCGACGTGGGCGTCGACGTGACCTTCGAGGAAATCCGCTCCGGACACGACGCGGTGCTGATCGCGACCGGTGTCTACAAGACCCGCGACCTGCAGGCACCGGGTGTGGGCGCGAAGGGGATCGTTCGCGCGATCGACTATCTGACGGCGTCGAACCGCAAGTCCTTCGGCGACGATGTCGAGGAATTCGAGAATGGCGATCTCAATGCCGAGGGCAAGCGCGTCGTGGTCATCGGCGGCGGCGATACGGCGATGGATTGCCTCCGCACCGCGATCCGGCAGGGTGCCAGATCGGTCAAGTGCCTCTATCGCCGCGACCGCGACAACATGCCCGGATCGCAGCGCGAGGTCGCCAATGCCGAGGAGGAGGGCGTCGAGTTCGTCTGGCTCTCCGCGCCCAAGGGGTTTCGCGGCGAAACCGTCGACGGTGTCGTGGTGCAGAAGATGCGGCTCGGTCAACCCGACGCGACGGGCCGGCAGGTGCCGGAACTCATCGAGGGATCGGATTACGTCGAGGAGGCCGAACTGGTCATCAAGGCGCTCGGTTTCGAGCCGGAAGACCTGCCGCGGCTCTGGGGGGTCGACGGCCTCGAAGTGACGCGCTGGGGGACGGTCCTTGCCGATTTCCGGACGCACGAGACTTCGCTGCCGGGCGTCTATGCCTGCGGGGACATCCAGCGGGGAGCGAGCCTTGTGGTATGGGCGATCCGCGATGGACGCGAGGCGGCGCAAGCGATCATGGCGCAGCTTGGACCCCGGGCGGCGGTCGCGGCCGAGTGA